GCGCCAGATTGGCCGCATCATGAGCGCGGTCATGAGCTGGTCGCGCCCGAAGTACGTCGCGTAGGTCGGCAGGCCGGCCATGAACTGCTCGCGCGAGGCGAGCAGCTCGACGCCGCGCACCTGCCGTTCGAGCACGCGCGCCTGCAGCCGCACCGAGTCCGTCGCGTCCGGCCGCGCGGCGGCCGCACGCGTGCCGTCGACGAAGGCCAGGAAGTCCGGCGTGAAGATCTCGCCGCGCGCGAGCGGCGTGAGCGTCCGCCCGGTGGTCGTCACCGTTACCGTGAACGGGACGCGTGCCACCGCACCCGCGCCGCCGCTCGCCCCGCGCGACTGAAGCGTGAACGTGTCGCCCTCGCGCGCGATCGTCGCGGCCCCTGCGTCCGCGTGGAACTCGAGCGCGAGCGTGTCACGCCCGTCGAGCGACGACTGGACGACCCGGGCGACGTACGCGCCCGCGCCGGGGCGTGCCGGCGCTCGCAGCGTGAACTGCGGCTGCACGCGCGACCGGAGCGTCGCGAGGTCCGCGGCGCCGAGCAGGGCGAGGTGTTGCCGCTGCGCGGTCGTGGGGAGCTGCGCGAGCGCGTCGAGGAGAGAGTCGAACTCCGCAACGCGATAGGGTGCGCCGCCGAAGGCGACCTGCTGCCGCTTGAGATCCTGGAACTCGCGCTCGACCCGCATCGAGTTGAGGACGAACAGGCCGACCCGCACGAGCGGCCCGTCGGCGGCGAGCCGGTACGTGAAGCTCCGCGTCGTGCCCCGTCCACCCCGCGGGGTCCGCGTTACGGTCGCCCCCGGGCCCTCCCACCGGAGTGCCGCCGGCCGGCCGGACGCGTCGCGCGCGGTGAACCCGACGCTCTCGTTTTCGGCGTCGGCCAGCAGGGTCACGACGCGGCCGTCGCGGCCGTTGAAGTACACCTGCACGGTGTTCTCGGCGGCGTCCCGGTACAGGCGCGTCTGATACCCTGCGTACGCCGCACTGTCGTCCAGCCCCGCTTCGGGGAACGCGAGGACCGGTCGGACCTCGCGCCCGGCCGCGGGCGGCGCGCGCGGCGGAACCGTCGGCGTCGCGGCGGGCGCGAGGTGCGCGCGTACGGTGAGCAACACGCCTGCGATGAGGCGCGTCACGGCGAAGGAAGGCGGGCGGACATGCCGGGCGAAGGCTGGTGGCTGGGGTGGGGCACCACGTCGGCGATACCCGGAACCAATCCTATCCGCGCGATCTAGGTGCCGCACGCCGCGCCGCACGCGACGCGCGGCGGCGTTGGCTGCGTGACGGCGAACCAACTCGCAGGGTCTCCGGTTCGATCGGTAAACCGGATTGCGAGGTTCAACGTGCAGCAGGTGCGGTTTTCGTCCCGTTTGACGCGTACGATGCTTGACATCGCGAGGTCAGCAGCGATGTTCCTTGCGGCTGAACGCCTTCAAAGCGGTTCAGGACGCCACGTGTTTGCGCGCCACCGTACCGAGTCCGGCGCCGCCAGCCTCGCGTCGCGGTAAGCGCGCGACGCGCCATCGCTCGTGTTGTGTTCCCATAGCTCCGCGCCCGCGCCGGGCGGGAGCGCCGTTCTACTTCGCAGCCTTCTGGAGGGCTGACGCATGACAGTAGTTCGTGGCTTGTTCGGCGCATCCGTCGTCGGCGGTCTGCTCTGGGCAGCTCCCGCCCTCGCCCAGACCGGCACGGTCAACGGCCGGATCATCGACTCGACCAGCCAGCAGCCGCTGGCGGCGGTCACCGTCCGGCTCGTCGGGACCGAGCGCGGCGCGTCGTCGCGCGAGGATGGCACGTTCACCCTGGCCGCGGTTCCGACCGGGGCGCAGTCGCTGCGCGTGAGCCGCGTCGGATACGCGGTGAAGGTCGTCCCCCTCACGGTGAACGCGGGGACGAACAACGTTTCGATCCAGCTGCGCCAGCTCGCGGCGACGCTGCAGGAGGTCGTCTCGGTCGGCTACGGCACGCAGCGCCGCAACGCGGTGACCTCCGCGGTGTCGACGGTCAACACGGCCGAGGCGCGCGTGGGCGTGCAGCCGAACGTGAACCAGCTGATTCAGGGGCGGGCGGCCGGCGTGCAGGTCACGGGGAACGGCGGCGACCCGGGTGCGGGCGCGCAGATCCGTATCCGCGGCGGCTCGTCGATCTCGGCGAGCGACCAGCCGCTCTACGTGATCGACGGCGTCCCGATCCTCAACCAGAGCGATCAGCCGGGCGGCCTCGGCTTCGGTAACTCGGCGCCCGTTGGGCGCTCGCCGCTCAATACGCTCAACCCGGACGACATCGCCGAGATCTCGATCCTCAAGGACGCCTCGGCGACGGCGATCTACGGCTCGCGCGGCGCGAACGGCGTGGTGCTGATCACCACCAAGAAGGGCGTCGCTGGCACCTCCACGCTCGAGTACAACGGGCAGATCGGGATCGCCAACGCGGCCCGGACCTTCGACGTGCTGAGCGGTGAACAGTACCGCACCTTCGTTCAGCAGAACGTCACGAATGGTGTCTTCAGCCAGAGCCAGCTCAGCACGCTCGGCAACGCCAACACCGACTGGCAGAACTCGATCCTGCGCACCGCGCGTATCCAGGACCACAACATCGCGTTTTCCGGCGGCTCGCAGAGCACCCAGTACCGCGCGTCGGTCAACTACTTCGACAACCCCGGCATCGTCGACGGCAGCTTCCTGACACGCTACCAGGGCCGCATCAACGGCACCTCGCAGCTGCTCAATAGCAAGCTGAATCTCAACCTGAACCTTACGGCCTCGCAGGTCCAGAACCGCTACCTCGTCGCGGAGAACACGGGCGGCTTCGCCGGCGGCGTGTTCATCAACGCGATCCAGTTCAACCCGACGGTCCCGGTCACCGACGCCGGCGCCTCGACCAAGGGCGCGAGCCCGTACACCGAGCTCGCGCCGGGTTCGCAGCAACAGCGCAACCCGGTGGGCCTCGTCAACCAGATCAACGACCGCGGCACCACCAACCGCATCCTCGGCAACCTCCAGGGGACGTACTCGATCCTCACCGGCCTGAGCGGGACGGTGAACGTCGGCGTCGACCGCACCAACGGCAACCGCAACACCTACGCGCCGACCAACAGCCCGCTCAGCGCCGGCACCGCCGGCGACGCGTACCTCGGCACGGTCACCCTCAACGGCGCGACGATCCAGACGCTGCTGACCTACGACCGGCCGTTCGAGGCTGGCTTCCTCGGCCGGCAGTCGATAAACGTGGTTGGCGGCTACGAGTACCAGAACTACAGTGCCGGTAACACCAACCTCGAGAGCCGCGGCTTCGTCACCGACGCCAACG
The Gemmatimonadetes bacterium T265 genome window above contains:
- a CDS encoding SusC/RagA family TonB-linked outer membrane protein, whose protein sequence is MFGASVVGGLLWAAPALAQTGTVNGRIIDSTSQQPLAAVTVRLVGTERGASSREDGTFTLAAVPTGAQSLRVSRVGYAVKVVPLTVNAGTNNVSIQLRQLAATLQEVVSVGYGTQRRNAVTSAVSTVNTAEARVGVQPNVNQLIQGRAAGVQVTGNGGDPGAGAQIRIRGGSSISASDQPLYVIDGVPILNQSDQPGGLGFGNSAPVGRSPLNTLNPDDIAEISILKDASATAIYGSRGANGVVLITTKKGVAGTSTLEYNGQIGIANAARTFDVLSGEQYRTFVQQNVTNGVFSQSQLSTLGNANTDWQNSILRTARIQDHNIAFSGGSQSTQYRASVNYFDNPGIVDGSFLTRYQGRINGTSQLLNSKLNLNLNLTASQVQNRYLVAENTGGFAGGVFINAIQFNPTVPVTDAGASTKGASPYTELAPGSQQQRNPVGLVNQINDRGTTNRILGNLQGTYSILTGLSGTVNVGVDRTNGNRNTYAPTNSPLSAGTAGDAYLGTVTLNGATIQTLLTYDRPFEAGFLGRQSINVVGGYEYQNYSAGNTNLESRGFVTDANGAQNIGVGSQVQQPSSYLEYRKLSSLFARANYGIQDRYFITGVVRRDGASVFGANNKYAVFPSVSASWRVSEEPWFFRGGIINDLKLRGGYGTQGNQGIAPYQTLATLAADPNQRYPFGNTLVTGVLPNQNPNPNLRWETTAQTDVAVDYGIFKNRVTGSIEYYSKSTRDLLLTINVPQPAVVATQLQNIGRVKNAGLEANADFQVINTPGRSLSLGLVASSNRNRVISLGNSITRLFTGVASGQGFSAVQSQIIVPGQSLGTFYGPVFVRPGTAADGTNNGLDLCNSYNAQGGVTGLISCSAANAIDQDKKFLGNANPKFEGGFRGQANLGKFDASFLFRASTGFKVFNNTAAVYESKANATTGRNFLASGLTDGLGVITTTDAKGNVTKSYAANSFSSRFVEDGDFLRLQNVTIGYTANLRGLTRRATSARFYVSGDNLFLTSKYSGLDPEVFTDANLNGYAARGIDYLSYPRARTFTFGTRLGF